The Coccidioides posadasii str. Silveira chromosome 3, complete sequence genome contains a region encoding:
- a CDS encoding uncharacterized protein (EggNog:ENOG410PQDR~COG:S~BUSCO:16681at33183), whose translation MASTHANLDAASVDRKTRLARLAALKRKQPESDAKESGPKEEEHSEDKSVSITSRYLSGRNYDPATRGPKLGFENAPTEGQVTLEEQAAKIAISTAEAAKEDEEVDKPIDLFKLQPKKPNWDLKRDLDAKLKILNVRTENAIARLVRERIQNAQRNAKQKTKAGDMDGEEIGIEGEALLEGMHAREREEEKERRERAEEDLS comes from the coding sequence ATGGCGTCCACACATGCCAATCTCGATGCGGCCTCGGTGGACCGCAAAACGCGGCTTGCAAGGCTTGCGGCActgaaaagaaaacaaccAGAGTCTGATGCGAAAGAATCCGGTCCAAAGGAGGAGGAACATTCGGAGGACAAGTCCGTCAGCATAACCTCACGATACCTTTCTGGAAGAAACTATGACCCAGCAACACGAGGTCCCAAACTTGGCTTCGAGAACGCGCCTACGGAGGGGCAAGTCACCTTGGAGGAACAGGCAGCGAAGATCGCGATATCCACCGCAGAGGCTGCCAAAGAGGATGAGGAGGTGGATAAACCTATCGATTTGTTCAAACTACAACCCAAAAAGCCGAATTGGGATTTGAAGAGGGATCTTGACGCAAAGTTGAAGATTCTCAATGTGAGGACGGAGAACGCGATAGCACGTCTTGTCAGAGAACGGATACAGAATGCGCAAAGAAACGCTAAACAGAAGACTAAGGCCGGCGACATGGATGGAGAAGAAATAGGCATCGAAGGCGAAGCCTTGCTGGAGGGAATGCATGCACGCGAGcgggaagaagagaaagagagaagggaGCGAGCAGAAGAGGACTTGAGCTAG
- a CDS encoding uncharacterized protein (EggNog:ENOG410PN9C~COG:S), giving the protein MVEVAVVDFSKLNCGCVARLALTLSEFGIAIGNIFIRQPRPTKSAQRLPRPALFQGPPSRNASNLSLPPGLLNLSQEPGSASSSVKGSQASVRHGSSKGFLGASTELGSPFLRPFQSRAQAQSDDGDAVWEEMQSTLAEVELSAASGDHAFGAEHAMALEELRVKQLALAQAWARSETDEIADSSASESGLGGQKGAESIRRASTATDDHAPDKVLDAKTEKDILLARKRREANDRYFERVNSSVLDVVAKLDEVANAMRAVERESKEIWSESESMDSAASNG; this is encoded by the exons ATGGTGGAGGTCGCTGTCGTCGATTTTTCCAAACTCAACTGTGGATGTGTCGCTCGCCTCGCCCTAACGCTAAGCGAGTTTGGGATAGCTATCGGTAATATATTTATCCGGCAACCGCGTCC GACAAAATCCGCCCAGCGTCTTCCCCGTCCAGCCCTCTTCCAAGGACCTCCCTCGCGCAACGCGTCTAACTTGTCGCTACCTCCAGGACTCCTCAACCTCTCTCAGGAACCTGGAAGTGCATCATCTTCCGTAAAAGGGTCGCAAGCTTCCGTGAGGCATGGCTCCTCTAAAGGGTTCCTCGGTGCTAGCACGGAGCTAGGCTCGCCCTTCCTCCGCCCTTTTCAATCTCGGGCCCAAGCGCAATCAGATGATGGAGATGCCGTGTGGGAAGAGATGCAGAGTACCCTTGCAGAAGTTGAGCTGAGTGCTGCTAGTGGAGATCATGCCTTTGGTGCGGAACATGCAATGGCCCTCGAAGAACTCCGTGTTAAGCAGCTGGCGCTGGCGCAGGCATGGGCGAGAAGTGAGACGGACGAGATTGCCGATAGTTCTGCTAGTGAGTCTGGTCTAGGTGGCCAAAAGGGAGCGGAGTCTATACGGCGCGCATCAACGGCAACCGATGACCATGCACCCGATAAAGTGCTGGATGCGAAGACAGAAAAAGACATCTTACTTGCAAGaaagaggagagaagccAACGACCGGTATTTTGAACGGGTTAATAGCAGCGTTCTAGATGTCGTAGCGAAACTTGATGAAGTTGCCAATGCCATGCGAGCCGTGGAGCGGGAGAGTAAAGAAATTTGGAGCGAGAGCGAAAGCATGGACTCTGCCGCATCAAATGGCTGA
- the RPS23 gene encoding 40S ribosomal protein uS12 (EggNog:ENOG410PMW1~COG:J~BUSCO:15078at33183) translates to MGKGKPRGLNAARKLRNHRRDNQWADLTYKKRLLGTAFKSSPFGGSSHAKGIVLEKVGVEAKQPNSAIRKCVKVQLIKNGKKVTAFVPNDGCLNFVDENDEVLLAGFGRKGKAKGDIPGVRFKVVKVSGVGLSALWKEKKEKPRS, encoded by the exons ATGGGTAAAGGAAAGCCGCGCGGCCTGAACGCCGCCCGTAAGCTCCGCAACCATCGCCGCGATAATCAATGGGCCGATCTTACCTACAAGAAGCGCCTCCTCGGAACTGCCTTCAAGTCATCTCCCTTCGGTGGTTCCTCTCACGCTAAGGGCATCGTGCTCGAGAAAGTCGGTGTCGAAGCTAAGCAGCCCAACTCCGCTATCCGAAAGTGTGTCAAGGTGCAATTGATCAAGAACGGAAAGAAGGTCACTGCTTTCG TTCCCAACGACGGTTGCTTGAACTTTGTCGATGAGAACGACGAAGTCCTCCTCGCCGGTTTCGGTCGCAAGGGCAAGGCCAAGGGTGATATTCCCGGTGTTCGATTCAAGGTCGTCAAGGTCTCCGGTGTCGGTCTTAGCGCTCTCtggaaggagaagaaggagaagccaAGATCTTAG
- the GCD7 gene encoding GCD complex subunit gcd7 (BUSCO:296024at4751~EggNog:ENOG410PIME~COG:J~BUSCO:7226at33183) — MAAPAILPMTPSLSSYIQSLKQSSVEASTENLITLLKRRHIRQPHSCALATAHLLLRAMHTNKSNDPATLIDHVKRIGRRLVSAQPRQLIVGNIVRRVLGMMRDEAESWKRDCGMMSDAGSDDTRPHTPPHGGFHNLARLPTHPGGALEKLSHLDSLERPSFTGHVTAAPALPGTSMFNLLSYPPESTDPNSPVSVSRGEPDTSDDKPRDYRGEVFDGIKEILEELNQANDQIAAYALDHIHSNEVILTHTASTTVQKFLLKAAAKRKFSVIQVESYPNNHDDTHATVTGIRSGDEERLTPEAFQKPLIAQGITVILIPDSAVFALMSQVNKVILGTDCVLANGGLVAAAGTRLIANAAKAHKTPVVVVSGVYKLSPVYPFDQQSLVEYGDPSAVLPYEDGELVDNIDVVNPLSDYVPAELIDLYITNIGGHAPSYLYRIVADHYRNEDVKL; from the exons ATGGCGGCGCCAGCGATATTACCCATGACTCCGAGCTTATCTAGTTATATTCAATCCTTGAAACAAAGCTCAGTCGAGGCATCCACAGAAAATTTAATAAC GCTCTTAAAAAGACGCCACATCCGACAGCCGCACTCATGTGCGCTTGCGACCGCGCATCTCCTTTTGAGGGCTATGCACACCAATAAATCAAATGACCCGGCGACGTTAATCGACCATGTCAAGCGAATTGGTAGACGATTGGTGTCCGCGCAGCCCAGACAACTGATCGTTGGCAACATTGTCCGCCGTGTATTGGGTATGATGAGAGATGAAGCTGAGAGCTGGAAACGAGACTGCGGAATGATGAGCGACGCCGGATCAGACGATACGCGCCCTCATACCCCTCCTCACGGTGGTTTTCACAACCTCGCGCGTCTGCCAACACACCCCGGCGGCGCACTCGAGAAGCTATCGCACCTCGATTCTCTAGAAAGGCCGTCCTTCACAGGTCACGTTACGGCAGCACCCGCTCTTCCAGGAACGTCAATGTTTAATTTGCTTTCATACCCACCTGAGTCTACAGACCCCAATTCGCCTGTCAGCGTTTCCCGAGGAGAGCCAGATACTAGCGACGATAAGCCCCGAGATTACCGAGGTGAAGTGTTTGATGGTATAAAAGAGATACTCGAAGAGCTGAACCAGGCGAATGACCAGATTGCGGCCTATGCGCTCGATCACATCCATTCAAACGAAGTGATTCTCACCCACACAGCGTCAACCACGGTGCAAAAATTCCTCCTCAAAGCTGCAGCAAAACGAAAGTTCAGCGTTATTCAGGTAGAATCATACCCAAACAACCATGATGATACCCATGCGACAGTAACTGGTATCAGGAGTGGCGACGAAGAACGGTTGACGCCGGAAGCATTCCAGAAACCATTAATTGCCCAAGGAATCACCGTTATCTTGATACCCGATTCAGCGGTATTTGCGTTGATGTCACAGGTCAATAAAGTCATTCTTGGGACCGATTGTGTCCTTGCAAATGGTGGCTTGGTTGCTGCCGCAGGCACAAGGCTCATTGCTAATGCTGCGAAAGCGCACAAGACCCCAGTAGTTGTTGTGAGCGGTGTATACAAACTGAGCCCTGTATACCCATTCGACCAGCAGTCTTTGGTTGAATATGGAGATCCAAGTGCGGTGCTTCCCTATGAAGATGGAGAGCTGGTGGACAACATTGATGTGGTGAATCCATTGTCTGACTACGTGCCCGCCGAGCTGATCGACCTTTATATCACAAATAT TGGGGGTCATGCACCGTCATATCTATACCGCATTGTGGCAGATCACTATCGCAATGAAGATGTCAAATTGTGA
- a CDS encoding uncharacterized protein (EggNog:ENOG410PIFF~COG:S~BUSCO:2429at33183), whose amino-acid sequence MASNTAQFTSQLSFAKVAMMSPPLDQRILASHPNTKSAKAISTMPMGTAPVADPSDQQPLPSGDIPSPQMDDLSRGVELLHLSSEKEVSGGLEASGEDGQSKNEGTSDDDQTHLSSSSTKPTSFDSKSMASVTTFAMDEKESLRPDDSASVQAIEEDDFSGSASGAPNSQVGSEGSARLNRVNQLAMAQRFSGMAPTNISRLSEGLKTFHGDSATNPPNERSLHGFPNEPDEKLLEAMRSPKDRLLILQLEEKIIAFIKNPSEQSLELPPCNAFGRLLAHKLGDYYHLTHFVDNNVTSVRLHRTPWCRLPTPLSALYAADAMRTPPPAVPAMKIMRRVGQPGTSISAGGSTAPSSSAPSKATSEAGAEGSGEDGTESSIAATPAKERQTLTREEREAKYQEARERIFRDFPESKPSDSPNSGEHSSNVSRSNSRVGRKKHRQRTPHDDGFEARSQFSTYYGGVQYSSTQIPFGGIVHDASFVPQSSYMLGQPPAAGLNFAQSNQTTSIYPPHANPGVFPQYPVGMATQGNWQNGHMPAAQYANFQQGNQLPMMSQQSSTRSSPAMSSYALPTGIQYPQSPPSWNQSTYQPGYSSPTGQRNSPAVHWPNVPPNSINQTPMTYPYGQSPNQAYSQTPANNGTPNPLPGSFIRSTFNPQSRSFAPGAGIPRHKYSDNVTPSQASSTYPTISQQWIAPQENMNRFPPKGPGPQPNAKSPLPQSSGQGRPADNQNSIAKWGTPSHLPPKPPPSEVPYDFDRMPRTSTVPSQAYTNNTSTLSKPAASKSGPLVVGGAAPQNSRSHGA is encoded by the exons ATGGCTTCAAACACAGCTCAATTTACTAGCCAATTATCATTTGCAAAG GTTGCAATGATGAGCCCGCCCCTTGACCAACGCATTTTGGCCTCTCATCCGAATACCAAGTCTGCCAAAGCCATTTCCACCATGCCAATGGGGACCGCTCCCGTGGCTGATCCTTCCGATCAGCAACCTTTACCATCTGGTGATATCCCCAGTCCGCAAATGGACGATCTGTCGAGAGGGGTAGAACTCCTCCATCTGTCGAGCGAAAAAGAAGTGTCAGGTGGTTTAGAGGCTTCTGGAGAGGATGGTCAATCAAAGAATGAAGGAACATCTGATGATGACCAAACCCACTTATCCAGCTCTTCTACGAAACCAACGAGTTTTGACTCCAAGAGCATGGCTTCCGTAACAACTTTCGCCATGGATGAGAAGGAGTCCTTACGGCCCGACGATAGTGCGAGCGTTCAAGCGATAGAAGAGGATGATTTCTCTGGGTCTGCTTCCGGCGCACCTAATTCTCAAGTTGGCTCAGAGGGTAGTGCTCGTCTAAACCGTGTTAATCAGTTAGCCATGGCCCAGCGATTCTCCGGCATGGCACCGACTAATATTTCACGACTTAGCGAAGGATTAAAAACCTTTCATGGGGATTCAGCCACAAACCCTCCGAATGAGCGAAGCCTTCATGGTTTCCCCAACGAACCGGACGAGAAATTGCTTGAGGCAATGCGCTCACCGAAAGATAGATTACTTATACTACAGCTTGAAGAGAAAATTATCGCCTTCATCAAGAACCCTAG CGAGCAATCATTAGAGCTCCCTCCTTGTAACGCTTTCGGTCGCTTGCTAGCCCATAAATTGGGTGATTATTACCACCTAACTCATTTTGTGGATAACAATGTGACGTCGGTTCGTCTTCACCGGACGCCGTGGTGCAGGCT TCCTACCCCCTTATCGGCACTCTATGCTGCCGATGCTATGAGAACTCCACCTCCAGCTGTTCCAGCGATGAAAATCATGCGCCGCGTTGGTCAACCTGGGACGTCAATATCCGCGGGAGGTAGCACTGCGCCTAGCTCATCAGCCCCATCGAAAGCTACTTCGGAAGCAGGGGCAGAAGGTTCTGGCGAAGATGGAACGGAATCGTCCATAGCCGCTACTCCAGCAAAAGAGCGCCAAACATTGACACGAGAGGAACGCGAAGCAAAGTATCAAGAGGCTCGCGAACGAATATTCAGGGATTTTCCGGAATCCAAACCATCAGACAGCCCCAATAGTGGCGAGCATAGCTCAAATGTCTCCAGGTCTAACTCCAGGGTCGGTCGCAAGAAGCATAGACAAAGAACACCTCACGATGATGGCTTTGAGGCGAGATCGCAGTTTAGTACCTACTATGGTGGTGTGCAGTATTCATCCACGCAGATACCTTTTGGGGGAATTGTGCACGATGCTTCCTTTGTCCCGCAAAGCAGCTACATGTTGGGACAGCCGCCAGCCGCGGGGTTGAATTTCGCCCAAAGTAATCAGACCACATCCATATATCCGCCTCATGCCAATCCTGGCGTTTTTCCACAGTATCCCGTTGGTATGGCAACGCAAGGCAATTGGCAAAATGGACATATGCCAGCCGCCCAGTATGCAAATTTCCAACAGGGCAATCAGCTCCCGATGATGTCACAGCAGTCGTCTACGAGATCATCCCCGGCAATGAGCTCTTATGCCCTGCCAACTGGCATCCAGTATCCGCAGTCTCCTCCTTCGTGGAACCAATCTACATACCAACCTGGCTATTCGTCACCAACAGGGCAAAGGAATTCCCCAGCTGTACACTGGCCCAACGTTCCACCTAATTCAATTAATCAAACCCCAATGACTTATCCGTATGGTCAGTCTCCAAATCAAGCATATTCACAGACACCCGCGAACAATGGCACTCCGAACCCCTTGCCAGGGAGTTTCATACGATCAACGTTTAATCCCCAAAGCAGATCATTTGCGCCCGGTGCTGGAATCCCTCGACACAAATACTCAGACAATGTTACACCCTCCCAAGCTTCCAGTACCTACCCAACCATCAGCCAACAATGGATAGCGCCTCAGGAGAATATGAACCGATTCCCACCAAAAGGTCCGGGACCTCAGCCTAATGCCAAATCTCCGCTACCTCAATCATCGGGCCAAGGTAGACCGGCCGATAACCAAAATTCGATTGCAAAATGGGGTACGCCTTCGCATCTTCCACCAAAGCCCCCACCTTCTGAGGTGCCTTATGATTTTGATCGAATGCCTCGGACATCAACCGTTCCTTCGCAAGCCTATACAAATAATACATCGACTCTTTCAAAGCCAGCCGCATCAAAGTCCGGTCCTTTGGTGGTAGGTGGGGCTGCGCCTCAGAATTCTCGGTCTCATGGAGCTTAG
- a CDS encoding uncharacterized protein (EggNog:ENOG410PRNK~COG:S~BUSCO:1579at33183), with amino-acid sequence MNGISVRIRGLRPRHSNWHPKALKSAQISDRRVPTSQSFSYSSECVGLPGAKAATTQNPDFEERDEEKYLFPTHDQKRGCSSIASPSPSTGEFSPLTQKSPPSRPQDGPSLPRHVAFSSVSRRLRQRLGQSAPQALQEPPSNRISNITQKKDNGTELYESDSHVSLQDSLGETKTSLLEGIQRMKKRDARLWRPVDSQGATLPKIQLKRRQLDECLAEEADALPGFAFNPRTYGVEFEARWNSLYPYTIVRQDWKRNFDNCFANKHAGMPSVEIWNLLRVQKWPVVADWAKHFSSVSSGKSFWSELPLATKRLMWPDIAFWLLLNSPGDVLTFLESTDQWPSPSFSMVSECFLYLDAFYYKDLTSTPENKHHYHSTMHSLIGPHRWPVISASQRGIHVYLKHCEPDQLRETFEKIAQSEVYVPPQTLLYLMDLFYEFADAENSLRALRLVPSRLTSRDSLQSEEIVRHCCKLLSLDSTCDENGIRSFRLLPEVLGLGIEPQRAILNVVIQNALKMDDPDMAWDILNYSKVLPDSYAVMMLLNDATTRGDALRVETCRRMIASNPEIAREPHIISKVLHGLYEAATPENIPEVFKKMMQVYCQGHDPQPLKDLGIIQGEPTVRDNCSSPSSHALVIMVAAYLQLRNSSAITLKVYDRFCELVRHGHNPIGKLAETSHVYDTFLMALRRDRDMVSQSITIVRNMYDPLPETTILRGENRPIQQARPSMVTWNILLAGAMAHGRLEVADIIREMMQECGAQMDVPAWNVMLRGYADLGLVMKFTQGLKEMLLDNLTPNRYTIKALKAVQDQGRLREGLEKAGVDPETLTLIDQREEKQDSNSNGHIPRESSQNLVKDLVLDEQAHLTEELNVNRAYPTGHYS; translated from the coding sequence ATGAATGGCATTTCTGTCCGGATTCGCGGTTTGCGACCCCGACATTCCAATTGGCACCCCAAAGCCTTAAAAAGCGCCCAAATATCGGATAGACGTGTTCCTACTTCTCAGTCCTTTTCCTACAGTTCAGAATGCGTTGGTTTACCGGGAGCGAAAGCAGCAACGACACAGAATCCTGACTTCGAAGAGCGCgatgaagagaaatatcTTTTCCCGACCCATGACCAAAAACGAGGTTGTTCATCCATTGCCTCCCCTTCACCCTCCACGGGGGAGTTTTCTCCCTTAACCCAAAAGTCTCCTCCCTCTCGCCCGCAAGATGGGCCTTCTCTACCCAGGCATGTTGCGTTCTCGTCAGTGTCTCGGCGATTAAGGCAACGTCTTGGCCAATCCGCGCCCCAAGCTCTGCAGGAACCCCCGTCGAATCGGATCTCTAACATTACTCAAAAAAAGGATAATGGAACTGAGCTATACGAATCCGATTCGCACGTTTCCCTTCAGGACTCCCTTGGTGAAACCAAGACGAGTTTACTAGAAGGAATACAGAGAATGAAAAAGCGAGACGCGCGTCTTTGGCGTCCAGTTGACAGTCAGGGTGCGACATTACCAAAAATCCAACTGAAGCGCCGCCAGCTAGATGAATGTCTGGCAGAGGAAGCTGATGCTCTCCCTGGGTTTGCCTTTAATCCAAGAACTTATGGCGTTGAGTTTGAAGCAAGGTGGAATTCTCTCTACCCCTATACCATCGTCCGTCAAGACTGGAAGAGGAATTTTGATAATTGCTTCGCAAACAAGCATGCCGGCATGCCCAGTGTCGAGATTTGGAATCTACTTAGGGTGCAAAAATGGCCAGTCGTGGCAGACTGGGCTAAACATTTCAGCAGTGTGAGCAGCGGTAAGAGCTTCTGGTCCGAGTTGCCCTTGGCGACTAAGCGCCTGATGTGGCCGGATATCGCCTTTTGGCTCTTGTTGAACTCACCAGGCGATGTTCTGACGTTTTTGGAATCTACTGACCAAtggccttctccttctttttccatgGTGTCTGAATGTTTTCTGTATCTCGACGCATTCTATTACAAGGACTTGACGTCCACTCCGGAAAATAAGCATCATTATCACAGCACAATGCATTCTCTTATCGGCCCGCATCGATGGCCAGTTATAAGCGCCTCCCAACGAGGCATACACGTGTACCTTAAGCATTGCGAACCAGACCAATTGAGGGAGACCTTTGAAAAGATCGCCCAGAGTGAAGTCTACGTGCCGCCTCAAACTCTGCTATATCTCATGGACCTTTTCTATGAATTTGCTGATGCGGAAAATTCCCTTCGGGCATTACGGCTAGTCCCTTCCCGACTTACTTCCCGGGATTCACTCCAGTCAGAGGAGATCGTGCGTCATTGCTGTAAGCTCCTTAGCTTAGACAGCACGTGTGATGAAAACGGAATTCGCAGTTTTCGACTTCTCCCCGAAGTGTTGGGTCTTGGTATAGAACCTCAACGCGCGATTTTAAATGTTGTTATTCAAAATGCTTTGAAAATGGACGATCCGGATATGGCCTGGGATATTCTAAATTACTCTAAAGTCTTGCCTGACTCTTATGCGGTTATGATGTTGCTTAATGATGCCACAACGCGCGGTGATGCCTTAAGAGTGGAAACATGCCGTCGCATGATAGCGTCGAATCCCGAGATAGCACGGGAGCCTCATATTATTAGCAAGGTTTTGCACGGGCTGTATGAGGCGGCTACGCCCGAGAATATACCCGAAGTTTTCAAAAAGATGATGCAGGTTTATTGCCAAGGGCATGATCCTCAGCCACTCAAAGACCTTGGCATAATCCAGGGAGAGCCAACTGTCCGGGACAACTGCTCCTCTCCGTCATCGCATGCCTTGGTTATCATGGTTGCTGCCTATCTCCAGCTACGCAATAGCTCAGCAATTACCCTTAAAGTCTATGACCGATTTTGCGAGCTTGTCCGGCATGGCCACAATCCTATTGGCAAATTAGCGGAGACTAGTCATGTCTACGATACGTTTCTGATGGCGCTTCGTCGAGATAGAGACATGGTCAGTCAGTCCATAACGATAGTTCGAAATATGTACGACCCCCTCCCAGAGACGACAATCCTTAGAGGAGAAAATAGACCGATTCAGCAAGCTCGTCCATCCATGGTGACTTGGAATATTCTGCTGGCTGGTGCAATGGCCCATGGGAGACTAGAAGTTGCCGATATAATTCGTGAGATGATGCAGGAATGTGGAGCGCAAATGGACGTCCCGGCGTGGAATGTGATGCTTCGAGGATATGCAGATTTGGGATTGGTTATGAAGTTTACCCAGGGGCTGAAAGAAATGCTGTTGGATAACTTGACTCCCAACAGATATACTATCAAGGCTCTTAAAGCGGTCCAGGATCAAGGGCGGCTTCGTGAAGGGCTAGAAAAAGCCGGCGTGGATCCGGAAACTCTGACATTAATTGATCAGCGTGAAGAAAAGCAGGACAGCAATTCCAATGGGCACATTCCAAGAGAGTCAAGTCAAAATTTGGTGAAAGATCTTGTTTTGGATGAACAAGCTCACTTGACTGAAGAGCTAAACGTCAACAGAGCTTACCCCACAGGGCATTACTCATGA
- a CDS encoding uncharacterized protein (EggNog:ENOG410PPZZ~TransMembrane:1 (o6-27i)) gives MGFFTGFFGGFALTASILYITVHLHLANRHHQHVLLREQIDLLNTLSLPATARNGLIGNAAADVMARRGYLPRQRPGIMELGKEKWNQEVRLLVRRAQELKWEDVQEKVQKGWETARRLTKDR, from the exons ATGGGTTTTTTCACCGGCTTT TTTGGAGGATTCGCCCTCACTGCCTCGATCCTCTATATAACCGTACACCTGCATCTTGCGAACCGGCATCATCAACATGTCCTTCTACGCGAACAAATCGATCTTCTTAATACTCTCTCGCTCCCAGCAACAGCCAGAAATGGGCTCATTGGCAATGCTGCCGCTGATGTAATGGCTCGTCGAGGATATCTTCCCCGACAGAGACCGGGAATCATGGAATTGGGCAAAGAAAAATGGAATCAGGAAGTCAGGCTATTAGTTAGGAGGGCGCAGGAGTTAAAGTGGGAGGATGTACAGGAAAAAGTTCAAAAAGGCTGGGAGACAGCAAGGCGCTTGACGAAGGACAGATAA
- a CDS encoding uncharacterized protein (EggNog:ENOG410Q5B9), with product MLEKRYVSTPHIPDFIGADCYKRHYSYECNVTPQERPYTSRPSRTQQLANPKLLQPLSTEIPTEASTLKGPPSSLLNRKDGEIHPSKRNSSRDVTRSSTRRPKSRSPSVSSSRSSSSVSTISTNRSRSSPPKRRHDLSPSPFRTDERKRKARSSSSESYFSSDSDAETHSRSRETDRRIRRKWKSQSPSERGRRCDPRRRRSWRGRSDSRSMDRSRIARERRSVTPSANQNGPSTWNEPSPVQGYRKPSPGSSPSRSRIRRRMRSPAKDRRGDDDTMRREAPQPERRSLSPYSKRLALTQAMNMRT from the exons ATGCTTGAAAAGAGATATGTCTCCACTCCTCATATTCCAGACTTTATTGGTGCTGACTGTTACAAACGTCACTACAGCTACGAATGCAATGTGACTCCACAAGAACGTCCATATACGTCGCGCCCATCGAGAACCCAGCAATTAGCGAACCCGAAGCTGCTACAGCCACTATCAACGGAAATCCCAACAGAAGCCTCGACTTT AAAAGGACCACCAAGCAGTCTCCTTAACCGAAAGGACGGGGAGATACACCCTAGCAAAAGAAATTCAAGTAGGGATGTCACGCGGTCTAGCACGAGAAGGCCGAAATCGCGGTCCCCTTCAGTCTCTTCGAGTAGATCTTCGAGTTCAGTTTCCACCATATCCACCAACCGCTCGCGGTCCTCCCCTCCGAAGAGACGGCACGACTTGTCCCCATCACCCTTCCGGACGGATGAGCgtaaaagaaaagcaagaagtTCATCAAGTGAATCATATTTTTCGTCCGATTCAGATGCGGAAACGCATTCGCGCTCGCGTGAAACCGACCGCCGTATTCGACGCAAGTGGAAGTCGCAAAGCCCTAGCGAACGGGGAAGACGGTGCGATccaaggaggagaaggagttGGAGAGGTAGATCTGATAGTCGAAGCATGGATAGGAGCAGGATTGCGAGAGAGAGGCGCTCGGTAACACCCTCAGCGAACCAAAACGGACCGTCAACGTGGAATGAACCAAGCCCTGTTCAGGGGTATAGAAAACCTTCTCCAGGTTCAAGTCCTAGCAGATCCAGGATCAGGCGTCGCATGCGCTCTCCCGCGAAGGACAGACGGGGAGATGATGACACTATGAGACGTGAGGCACCTCAACCCGAAAGGCGAAGCTTGAGCCCGTACAGTAAGCGGCTGGCCTTGACGCAAGCCATGAATATGAGGACGTGA
- a CDS encoding mitochondrial 54S ribosomal protein bL17m (EggNog:ENOG410PNH8~COG:J~BUSCO:14662at33183): MAGGAMKYRHLGRKSSHRQALLRNLVTSLFTHESITTTWPKAKEAQRLAEKLITLGKKNTEASKKRALSIFYTPHALLPKLFGTLRERYLTRPGGYTRVLRVEPRKPDQAPSAILELVDGPRDMRFAMTAKALARRRTEGKEVNEITARNVKKVTRFRKDGVEALEEEVKRAEADLLKRGV; the protein is encoded by the exons ATGGCCGGCGGCGCAATGAAATATCGACATCTAGGTCGAAAGTCCTCGCACAGACAAGCTCTCCTCCGAAATTTAGTTACATCGCTTTTTACTCATGAATCAATCACAACGACATGGCCCAAAGCCAAAGAAGCACAGCGACTAGCAGAGAAGCTCATAACCTTGGGGAAGAAGAATACGGAAGCCAGCAAGAAAAGGGCCTTGTCGATCTTTTAT ACACCCCACGCTCTCCTCCCCAAGCTCTTCGGCACCCTTCGCGAGCGCTATCTCACCCGCCCGGGCGGGTACACCCGCGTGCTGCGCGTCGAGCCCCGAAAGCCCGATCAAGCACCCTCGGCTATTCTTGAGCTTGTCGACGGACCACGGGATATGCGTTTCGCCATGACCGCTAAAGCTCTTGCCCGGCGCAGAACAGAGGGCAAGGAGGTTAACGAGATTACGGCGAGGAATGTTAAGAAGGTTACTCGCTTCAGGAAAGACGGGGTGGAGGCactagaagaagaagtcAAAAGGGCTGAGGCAGACTTGCTGAAGCGTGGTGTATGA